From the genome of Papilio machaon chromosome 9, ilPapMach1.1, whole genome shotgun sequence, one region includes:
- the LOC106717546 gene encoding lachesin, whose translation MCSILQTEIEYLDQFISEGQGIFRTDKLRDACPTWCHESLYPRFVEPVPNVTVTVGRDALLACVVEDLKGYKVAWVRVDTQTILSIHHNIITQNPRISLSYNDHRSWYLHIKNVQEVDRGWYMCQVNTDPMRSRKGYLQVVVPPMIIDNMTSTDMVVREGINVTMYCRATGYPEPYVMWRREDGQEFNCNGESVNVVDGENLTISKVSRLHMGAYLCIASNGVPPSISKRVVLMVQFPPMLSIPNQLEAAYIGQDVTLECHTESYPTSINYWTTDRGDMIISGNKYITTLTDDSYSRIMKLTIRRVSNKDFTSYRCVAKNSLGETDGFIRLDEIPAPSTISTTVNYVPTFPYKKKGKNKNRWRESSAENRVIGDYEVEEWKDMDYESTQSSRSAVQRATLLVTITSVLLS comes from the exons AATCTCTATACCCGCGTTTCGTGGAGCCCGTGCCCAATGTAACTGTGACAGTCGGTCGTGATGCGCTCCTGGCTTGCGTTGTGGAGGATTTAAAGGGATACAAG gTGGCATGGGTGAGAGTTGACACGCAGACAATCTTGAGCATACATCACAATATTATAACACAAAATCCAAGAATCAGCCTGTCGTACAACGACCATCGCTCTTGGTACTTGCACATAAAGAATGTACAGGAAGTTGACCGTGGTTGGTACATGTGCCAAGTAAACACCGATCCAATGCGCTCACGGAAAGGTTATTTGCAAGTTGTTG TTCCGCCAATGATAATAGACAATATGACATCAACTGACATGGTGGTTCGTGAAGGCATAAACGTGACAATGTACTGCCGAGCTACTGGCTACCCCGAACCTTACGTCATGTGGCGTCGTGAAGATGGACAGGAGTTTAATTGTAACGGAGAATCTG ttaacGTGGTGGATGGTGAAAATTTGACAATATCTAAAGTATCTCGACTGCACATGGGTGCTTATTTGTGTATTGCATCTAACGGGGTGCCGCCTTCAATTAGCAAACGAGTCGTCCTCATGGTTCAAT TCCCGCCGATGCTGTCAATACCGAATCAACTTGAAGCTGCCTATATAGGACAGGATGTGACACTCGAATGCCACACCGAATCATATCCAACTTCTATTAATTATTGGACAACCGACCGAGGGGATATGATTATATCAG gcaataaatatataactacaCTAACCGACGATAGTTATAGTCGAATAATGAAGTTAACCATAAGAAGGGTGTCAAATAAGGACTTCACTTCTTATCGATGCGTCGCGAAGAATTCACTAGGGGAAACAGACGGATTCATTCGACTTGAtg AAATCCCGGCGCCTTCCACAATCAGTACTACTGTCAACTATGTCCCaacatttccttataaaaagaAAG GCAAAAATAAGAATCGATGGAGGGAATCTTCCGCCGAAAATCGAGTCATAGGTGATTATGAAGTCGAAGAATGGAAAGATATGG ATTACGAGTCTACACAATCATCCAGGTCTGCAGTTCAACGCGCTACCTTACTCGTTACAATAACATCAGTTTTATTAAGTTGA